One genomic window of Candidatus Limnocylindria bacterium includes the following:
- a CDS encoding MFS transporter → MNSQQRWTLVATILASAIVFIDSTMVNVALPRIGRELPSSVFGVLEGQSYVANGYLVTLSALLVLAGALNDFYGRRRMFAVGLVGFLVTSLLCGVAPSMELLIVFRVLQGAAGALLVPGSLALLTATFTGEAQGRAFGLWAGASAAMTILGPFLGGALVDTVSWRAAFLINVPLCVVAVWATLSFVRESRDESATGRFDWLGAFVVAVAVGGLSFGTIYSQQREWRDPLGMAVLVIGAIAAVAVPFLMIARPDPLIPPALFRSRNFTVTNLSTFLIYGALYVIGWFLTLFVQGTAGYTAAAAGLGFIPSGLFLVFLSSRFGALAGRYGPRRFMAVGPALMSLAVLWYARIPATTQPWVFAFGDRATYVPPSGYLIDLLPGSLLFGFGLSIMVAPLTTALMTSLPVHNAGIGSALNNAISRVGSPLVGALIFVAVTASFYSGLQSRVPNIDVDDPQTRLRISPLNVERPSSSPTPGETARIAAEREASAEAFHLAMLISAGLLAAGAITNAVGIVDSVAKANAAGR, encoded by the coding sequence GTGAACAGCCAGCAACGCTGGACGCTCGTCGCGACGATCCTCGCGTCGGCGATCGTCTTCATCGACTCGACGATGGTGAACGTCGCGCTGCCGCGCATCGGCCGCGAACTGCCCTCGTCCGTGTTCGGTGTGCTCGAGGGACAGTCCTATGTCGCCAACGGCTACCTCGTCACGCTCTCCGCGCTGCTCGTGCTCGCGGGCGCGCTGAACGACTTCTACGGCCGGCGGCGGATGTTCGCCGTCGGACTCGTTGGCTTCCTGGTGACGAGCCTGCTGTGCGGGGTCGCGCCGTCGATGGAGCTCCTCATCGTCTTCCGCGTCCTTCAGGGCGCGGCTGGCGCGCTGCTGGTCCCCGGCTCGCTGGCGCTCCTCACCGCGACATTCACCGGCGAGGCACAGGGCCGCGCGTTCGGGCTGTGGGCCGGGGCGTCGGCGGCGATGACGATCCTCGGGCCCTTCCTTGGCGGCGCGCTCGTCGACACGGTGTCGTGGCGCGCCGCGTTCCTCATCAACGTGCCGCTCTGCGTCGTGGCCGTGTGGGCGACGCTCTCCTTCGTGCGCGAGAGCCGCGACGAGAGCGCGACCGGAAGGTTCGACTGGCTCGGCGCGTTCGTCGTCGCCGTCGCTGTTGGCGGGCTCTCCTTCGGCACCATCTACAGCCAGCAGCGCGAGTGGCGAGACCCGCTCGGCATGGCGGTGCTGGTGATCGGCGCGATCGCGGCGGTCGCCGTCCCGTTCCTGATGATCGCGCGCCCCGACCCGCTCATCCCGCCGGCGCTCTTCCGCTCGCGGAACTTCACGGTGACGAACCTCTCGACGTTCCTGATCTACGGCGCGCTCTACGTGATCGGCTGGTTCCTCACATTGTTCGTCCAGGGCACCGCCGGGTACACCGCCGCCGCGGCGGGCCTCGGCTTCATCCCATCGGGTCTCTTCCTGGTCTTCTTGAGCTCACGCTTCGGCGCGCTCGCAGGCAGATACGGCCCGCGCCGCTTCATGGCCGTCGGACCAGCACTCATGAGCCTCGCTGTCCTCTGGTACGCGCGCATCCCGGCCACAACGCAGCCGTGGGTGTTCGCGTTCGGCGACAGGGCCACGTACGTTCCGCCGTCGGGCTACCTGATCGACCTGCTGCCGGGAAGTCTCCTGTTCGGGTTCGGCCTGTCGATCATGGTCGCGCCGCTGACGACCGCGCTCATGACGAGCCTGCCGGTGCACAACGCCGGCATCGGCTCCGCGCTGAACAACGCCATCTCACGCGTCGGTTCGCCGCTGGTCGGCGCGCTGATCTTCGTTGCGGTCACCGCGAGCTTCTATTCGGGATTGCAGTCGCGCGTGCCGAACATCGACGTCGACGATCCGCAGACGCGTCTCCGGATATCGCCACTCAACGTCGAGCGCCCGTCGTCATCACCAACGCCAGGCGAAACGGCACGCATCGCGGCCGAGCGCGAGGCGTCGGCGGAGGCGTTCCATCTCGCGATGCTGATCTCCGCTGGGCTCCTCGCCGCAGGCGCGATCACCAACGCCGTCGGGATCGTCGATAGCGTCGCGAAGGCGAACGCCGCCGGGCGCTAA
- a CDS encoding phosphodiester glycosidase family protein, whose translation MFARLAGVLLVASTLVLGQPARPANAACVASTGPGIPAPTGLPSGIPGFHAQWYGQSGYPTLCPGGRSTATVAFFNSGSLGWVSGRLGEVAYLGTWGPEPGQDQISPLGGDGTAGSLATGWPRYNRIAVQPAPYVGPGQVAWFQFTIEAPLTPGYYRLYLRPLIEGATWLEDFGVFWLVTVLNPDGSAPPQNGAVYSPLGYSDLSVPTARGAFNVHLIKERLADVTVRTLTANSSDCTSDCPAKPLAQYVAENGGYAGMNGTYLCPPDYPACAGKVNSYDYAIYNSNLRRWINRPALIGQNSLLTFNGSATAVYRRSFVYGQNASLMNAPITAGITMFPLLLQGGSVVDSEFEQTAVQKTKGTKGSIGVDGTYVYLAIVSNATVTESAYVLQALGARDALNLDGGGTSAMYIGGAYRVGPGRLLPNAIVLTKP comes from the coding sequence ATGTTCGCGCGTCTCGCGGGTGTGCTTCTCGTAGCAAGCACGCTGGTCCTGGGTCAACCTGCGCGGCCGGCGAACGCGGCGTGCGTCGCCAGCACCGGTCCGGGGATCCCCGCACCGACGGGCCTTCCGTCGGGCATCCCCGGCTTCCACGCGCAGTGGTACGGACAGAGCGGTTACCCGACGCTCTGTCCGGGCGGACGATCGACCGCGACGGTCGCGTTCTTCAACAGCGGATCCCTCGGATGGGTGAGCGGCCGGCTCGGCGAGGTCGCGTATCTCGGGACCTGGGGTCCGGAGCCGGGACAGGATCAGATCAGTCCGCTCGGCGGCGATGGGACCGCGGGCTCGCTCGCGACCGGTTGGCCGCGCTACAACCGCATCGCGGTGCAACCGGCGCCGTACGTCGGTCCAGGGCAGGTCGCGTGGTTCCAGTTCACGATCGAGGCCCCGCTGACGCCGGGCTATTACCGCCTCTACCTGCGTCCGCTCATCGAAGGCGCCACCTGGCTCGAGGACTTCGGCGTGTTCTGGCTCGTCACGGTCCTGAATCCCGACGGGAGCGCGCCGCCACAGAACGGCGCGGTGTACAGCCCGCTCGGCTACAGCGACCTCAGCGTTCCGACGGCGCGCGGCGCCTTCAACGTGCATCTCATCAAGGAGCGACTCGCGGACGTGACCGTCCGCACGCTCACCGCGAACAGCAGCGACTGCACGAGCGACTGTCCCGCGAAGCCGCTCGCGCAGTACGTCGCCGAGAACGGCGGATACGCCGGCATGAACGGCACGTATCTGTGTCCACCCGACTATCCCGCCTGCGCGGGCAAGGTGAACTCGTACGACTACGCCATCTACAACAGCAACCTGCGCCGTTGGATCAACCGTCCGGCGCTCATCGGCCAGAACAGCCTGCTCACGTTCAACGGCAGCGCGACCGCGGTCTACCGGCGCAGCTTCGTCTATGGACAGAACGCGTCGCTCATGAACGCGCCGATCACCGCCGGCATCACGATGTTCCCGTTGCTGCTGCAAGGCGGGTCCGTGGTCGACTCCGAGTTCGAGCAGACCGCCGTGCAGAAGACGAAGGGGACCAAGGGATCGATCGGGGTGGACGGCACGTACGTGTACCTCGCGATCGTGTCGAACGCGACGGTCACCGAATCCGCCTACGTGCTGCAGGCGCTCGGCGCGCGGGACGCGCTCAACCTCGATGGCGGCGGCACGTCGGCGATGTACATCGGAGGCGCGTACCGGGTCGGCCCCGGCCGGCTGCTGCCGAACGCGATCGTCCTTACGAAGCCTTAG
- a CDS encoding D-alanyl-D-alanine carboxypeptidase family protein gives MKRPLELAVCALFALTCTAPRVTATSTPLPTITVAPATTTPAVSPPTSSLPSLAPSPTPTAARSPSTSDPGRAPYCAVDDVPTPNRDYAHPEQTYLDWTHTLTDSYQPPDLVSALTGVSPRVIIPEPGVTAADTLVVKGKPGYEAVLADDRNALARKTTYSDLTALRDAARSDGFPLVIVSAYRSYAQQVLTFEYWVGIGGYAQALRTSARPGHSEHQLGTTIDFGDGSAAPWEYDDWAATPTGGWLTQHAADLGFVVSYPWGKSAITCYDYEPWHYRWVGRDVARPVVASGRPLREFQTGIR, from the coding sequence TTGAAGCGCCCGTTAGAGCTCGCGGTCTGCGCACTGTTTGCGCTGACCTGCACGGCGCCGCGCGTCACCGCGACGTCCACCCCGCTACCGACGATCACGGTCGCGCCGGCGACTACGACTCCGGCCGTGTCGCCACCGACATCGTCACTGCCGTCACTCGCCCCGTCACCAACGCCGACCGCAGCGCGGTCGCCAAGCACGTCGGATCCAGGCCGCGCGCCGTACTGCGCGGTCGACGATGTCCCCACACCGAACCGCGACTACGCTCATCCCGAGCAGACGTACCTCGACTGGACCCACACGCTGACCGACTCCTACCAGCCGCCCGACCTCGTTTCAGCGCTCACGGGCGTGTCGCCACGAGTGATCATCCCCGAACCCGGGGTCACAGCGGCCGACACGCTGGTCGTGAAAGGAAAACCTGGATACGAAGCCGTGCTTGCGGACGACCGCAACGCGCTCGCACGAAAGACCACCTACTCCGATCTCACCGCACTCCGCGACGCCGCGCGATCAGACGGATTTCCGCTCGTGATCGTCTCGGCGTACCGCTCGTATGCCCAACAGGTGCTGACGTTCGAGTACTGGGTCGGCATCGGCGGATACGCACAGGCGCTGCGCACGAGCGCTCGGCCGGGCCACTCCGAGCATCAGCTGGGCACGACGATCGATTTCGGCGATGGCTCCGCCGCGCCGTGGGAGTACGACGATTGGGCTGCCACACCGACAGGCGGGTGGCTCACGCAGCACGCGGCTGACCTCGGATTCGTCGTGAGCTATCCGTGGGGCAAGAGCGCGATCACCTGCTACGACTACGAGCCGTGGCACTACCGCTGGGTGGGGCGTGATGTCGCGCGCCCTGTTGTCGCCAGCGGCCGTCCGCTACGGGAGTTTCAGACCGGCATCCGCTGA
- a CDS encoding GTPase domain-containing protein translates to MDSDEADLIERSDRLADLAERRLALAPANAAASERARQLRDHLEGFVRPRAADLDAPLLVLLLGPTGAGKSSLLNTIAGAEVSQAGVLRPTTREAILYASDSDAKHILGGSRLRLISAHRVVVAPAPASSSGVAVIDAPDIDSVERDNRELADVLLEACDLCVFVTTASRYADLVPWQVLRRVQERGLPLVVLINRVPADERDRDVVLADARRLLAEAGMREADNTLDLIAVTDGQLDRRINGLSRESVLPLLERIQQLASESSERRGVALDALAGAIGGLAPLAHAVADDLEHEAIDTEALRRIAQTSYAEELAALSQSLHSGALLRGEVLRRWHDFVGADQITRFVSSGLGRLRGLLMTAFRGTPTAPVAMVEEEMVSTLEALALRHASDAARRTATAWSDRSDAAALIGAQPTLWSASADFAPAIRDGLAMWMRATIDDVRTAGGRKRAVAQVAALGVNVVGVAVMLGVFAHTAGLTGAEFGIAAGTAFLNQKLLEALFGERAMEQLIEQARARLDTLLTSLFAHERVRFDALATSPDTLRALAAELRATAPGRS, encoded by the coding sequence ATGGACTCGGACGAAGCCGACCTCATCGAACGCAGCGATCGCCTTGCCGATCTCGCGGAGCGCCGGCTGGCGCTCGCGCCGGCGAACGCCGCTGCGAGCGAGCGAGCGCGTCAACTTCGCGACCACCTCGAGGGCTTCGTGCGGCCGCGCGCCGCGGACCTCGATGCGCCGCTGCTCGTGCTGCTCCTCGGACCGACCGGTGCAGGGAAATCGTCTCTGCTCAACACCATCGCCGGCGCCGAGGTGAGCCAGGCCGGCGTGTTACGACCGACGACGCGTGAGGCCATCCTTTACGCGAGCGACAGCGACGCGAAGCACATCCTCGGTGGCAGCAGGCTGCGCCTCATCTCCGCCCACCGCGTCGTCGTCGCGCCGGCTCCCGCGAGCTCGAGCGGCGTTGCCGTCATCGACGCGCCGGACATCGACTCGGTGGAACGCGACAACCGCGAGCTCGCCGATGTCCTCCTCGAGGCCTGCGACCTGTGCGTCTTCGTGACGACGGCGAGCCGCTACGCGGACCTCGTTCCGTGGCAGGTCCTGCGCCGCGTGCAGGAGCGCGGATTGCCTCTGGTGGTGCTGATCAACCGCGTGCCCGCGGACGAGCGCGACCGCGACGTGGTCTTGGCCGATGCGCGCCGACTTCTCGCGGAGGCCGGCATGCGTGAGGCAGACAACACGTTGGATCTCATCGCGGTGACCGACGGCCAGCTGGACCGGCGCATCAACGGGCTCTCCCGAGAGAGCGTCCTACCGCTCCTCGAGCGCATCCAGCAGCTCGCGTCCGAGAGCTCTGAGCGACGAGGCGTGGCGCTCGACGCGCTCGCGGGTGCGATCGGTGGGCTCGCCCCGCTGGCACACGCCGTTGCCGACGACCTCGAGCACGAGGCGATCGACACTGAGGCGCTCCGCCGCATCGCACAGACGTCGTATGCGGAGGAGCTCGCCGCGCTCTCCCAGAGTCTCCACAGCGGTGCGCTGCTGCGCGGCGAAGTGCTCCGCCGCTGGCACGACTTCGTCGGCGCCGATCAGATCACGCGCTTCGTCTCCTCTGGTCTGGGACGGCTGCGCGGACTGCTGATGACAGCTTTCCGGGGAACGCCGACCGCGCCGGTCGCCATGGTCGAGGAAGAGATGGTCAGCACGTTGGAAGCGCTCGCGCTGCGCCACGCCAGCGATGCGGCGCGCCGCACCGCCACCGCATGGTCCGACCGTTCGGATGCGGCGGCCTTGATCGGCGCCCAGCCGACGCTGTGGTCCGCTTCGGCGGACTTCGCGCCGGCCATACGGGACGGACTTGCGATGTGGATGCGAGCGACCATCGACGACGTACGCACCGCCGGTGGACGCAAACGCGCGGTCGCGCAGGTCGCCGCGCTTGGCGTGAACGTCGTCGGTGTCGCGGTGATGCTCGGCGTGTTCGCGCACACCGCGGGACTGACCGGCGCGGAGTTCGGGATCGCCGCCGGCACCGCGTTCCTGAATCAGAAGCTGCTCGAGGCGCTGTTCGGCGAACGCGCCATGGAGCAGCTGATCGAGCAGGCGCGCGCGCGACTGGACACGCTGCTCACGTCGCTCTTCGCGCATGAGCGTGTCCGATTCGACGCGCTCGCGACGTCGCCGGACACGCTTCGTGCGCTGGCCGCCGAGCTGCGCGCCACCGCGCCAGGGCGGAGCTGA
- a CDS encoding GTPase translates to MDLPSCLAHLDEAITAATDLALDTTAAATVRETARTRLGFPSDAYVLALAGGTGVGKSTLLNALAGQEVSSASARRPTTSEAVAWVPADRRRDLSGLLSWLSVTQVREHSAGILGELAVLDLPDFDSIAPEHRARVDALLPRVDAVAWVVDPEKYKDEIMHGGYLRTFAPRLRQQIVVLNRSDLLSAEDAARVSEDMSAQLRREGLVDIGIVTTRAREGAAGVAELRRWLDSGVEAKRVIASRVAADAQQSVRELATRAGVADGEVMPLIDPARRDRALDAVARGVLALIDIRGLERQAVAATRLAARPRGAGPFGHVTSLVYRVTGRARASADPARYLRAWQMRGSLAPAVEPLRELIATTLPTVPGSVRGSLATLSTPAVFEQRLAETIDRSLTTEAAEFRVPTSALWSLIGLGNYAVTAVLLFCALWFAALFLIHEAPVGSIDVPNLGAIPTPVVLLAATLLVGFLLAQALRLHAGWLGRRWARRIGKQITGGVRERVTDSLLLPIERFDLARQQLAKAARGAMEDCVSDTT, encoded by the coding sequence ATGGATCTGCCTAGTTGCCTCGCGCATCTGGATGAGGCGATAACGGCCGCGACCGATCTCGCCCTGGACACGACCGCGGCAGCGACCGTGCGCGAGACGGCGCGCACGCGTCTTGGATTCCCGAGCGACGCCTATGTGCTCGCGCTCGCCGGCGGGACCGGCGTCGGGAAGTCGACCCTTCTGAACGCCCTCGCGGGGCAGGAAGTGAGCTCGGCGAGCGCGCGGCGGCCGACCACGTCCGAGGCCGTCGCGTGGGTCCCGGCCGACCGGCGCCGAGACCTCTCCGGTCTGCTCAGCTGGCTGAGCGTGACACAGGTGCGGGAGCACTCCGCGGGGATCCTCGGCGAGCTCGCCGTGCTCGACCTCCCAGACTTTGACTCGATCGCTCCCGAGCACCGCGCGCGCGTCGATGCGCTGCTCCCGCGCGTCGACGCCGTCGCGTGGGTGGTCGATCCCGAGAAGTACAAGGACGAGATCATGCACGGCGGCTATCTGCGCACGTTCGCTCCACGCCTGCGGCAGCAGATCGTGGTGCTCAATCGGAGCGACCTTCTGAGCGCGGAGGACGCGGCGCGGGTGAGCGAGGATATGAGCGCGCAGCTCCGGCGGGAAGGGCTCGTCGACATCGGCATCGTGACCACGCGCGCGCGCGAAGGCGCGGCGGGCGTCGCCGAGCTCCGCCGCTGGCTCGACAGCGGCGTCGAGGCGAAGCGCGTGATCGCATCACGTGTCGCCGCCGACGCGCAGCAGTCGGTGCGTGAGCTCGCTACGCGCGCGGGTGTCGCCGACGGCGAGGTGATGCCGCTCATCGATCCGGCGCGCCGCGACCGCGCGCTCGATGCCGTCGCGCGCGGCGTGCTCGCGCTCATCGACATCCGCGGTCTCGAGCGTCAGGCCGTCGCCGCCACGCGACTCGCCGCCCGACCGCGAGGCGCTGGACCCTTCGGTCACGTCACCAGCCTGGTGTATCGCGTGACCGGACGGGCGCGCGCCTCGGCGGATCCCGCGCGGTACCTGCGGGCCTGGCAGATGCGTGGCTCGCTCGCGCCGGCGGTCGAGCCACTGCGCGAGCTGATCGCGACGACGCTCCCCACCGTGCCCGGATCCGTGCGTGGATCGCTTGCCACGCTGAGCACTCCCGCGGTCTTCGAGCAGCGGCTCGCGGAGACGATCGACCGTTCGCTCACGACGGAGGCGGCCGAGTTCCGCGTCCCGACGAGCGCGCTCTGGTCGCTCATCGGTCTCGGGAATTACGCGGTGACGGCCGTGCTCTTGTTCTGTGCGCTCTGGTTCGCCGCACTGTTCCTCATCCACGAGGCGCCCGTCGGCTCGATCGATGTTCCCAACCTCGGCGCGATCCCCACCCCGGTCGTCCTGCTGGCGGCGACGCTTCTCGTCGGGTTCCTGCTCGCGCAGGCGCTGCGCCTGCACGCTGGTTGGCTGGGCCGGCGCTGGGCGCGGCGGATCGGCAAGCAGATCACTGGCGGCGTGCGCGAGCGCGTCACCGACAGCCTCCTGCTCCCGATCGAACGCTTCGATCTGGCGCGCCAGCAGCTCGCAAAGGCCGCGCGCGGCGCGATGGAAGACTGCGTGTCCGACACCACATGA
- a CDS encoding nucleotidyltransferase family protein — protein MSAPAKRVAAVVLAAGQGLRYGSQKLLAPVGDRPLLQHALDAANASSLSPVVVVLGADADAIEAGVRSGRARLVRNPDHATGQASSLRIGLRSLDASDAAVVVLGDQPNVTAALLDALVATQRSTGAPAVVCAQDGRRSPPTLLHRDLWMEVDALRGDTGARDVLARRGDVAVFDVAHDLAGLDDVDTQEDRERLSGG, from the coding sequence ATGAGCGCGCCCGCGAAGCGCGTCGCGGCGGTCGTGCTCGCGGCGGGCCAGGGCCTGCGCTACGGCAGTCAGAAACTCCTTGCGCCAGTTGGCGACCGGCCGCTCCTGCAGCATGCGCTCGACGCCGCGAACGCATCGTCGCTGTCGCCGGTCGTTGTCGTCCTCGGCGCCGACGCCGATGCGATCGAGGCAGGGGTCCGCAGCGGCCGTGCGCGGCTCGTGCGCAATCCCGATCACGCCACCGGTCAGGCGAGCTCCCTGCGGATCGGGTTGCGTTCACTTGATGCGAGCGATGCCGCCGTCGTCGTGCTGGGCGATCAGCCGAACGTCACCGCCGCGCTTCTCGACGCGCTCGTCGCGACACAGCGTTCGACCGGTGCGCCCGCCGTGGTGTGCGCCCAGGACGGCAGACGTTCGCCGCCGACGCTGCTGCACCGTGATCTCTGGATGGAGGTCGATGCGCTTCGCGGGGACACCGGGGCGCGTGACGTGCTCGCGCGCCGCGGTGACGTCGCAGTCTTCGACGTCGCTCACGATCTCGCGGGCTTGGACGACGTCGATACGCAGGAGGATCGAGAACGCCTGTCCGGCGGCTAG
- a CDS encoding XdhC/CoxI family protein, with translation MRQVAAELLAWRAAEGRVAIATVVGITGSAPRPLGATLLVAPNERLAGSVSNGCVEADVYEEALSVLQSGRARVVRYGISDDRAFTVGLSCGGTIEVLIEPVGPLHERAALAVRNGTGVVLARIVSPEDHAGTVGVWTADPRGDGWSADLAPLGRDALGALREGQSRSAPLRLADGREASVFLHAVPAPATLAIVGATDIAIALVHFAKPLGYRSVVLDPRKALASRERFPQADELVHEWPDIAFGHLALDDSSAIVVLSHDEKFDQPALLAALRSRAGYIGAIGSTRTNEKRFAWLRSRGSSDDDLARIHAPIGLDIGARTAEETALAIVAEMLAARRGRAGGSLSARNLVTTG, from the coding sequence GTGAGACAGGTCGCCGCGGAGCTCCTCGCGTGGCGTGCCGCCGAGGGGCGCGTGGCCATCGCGACGGTCGTAGGGATCACGGGTTCCGCGCCGCGCCCGCTCGGCGCCACGCTCCTCGTGGCTCCGAACGAACGCCTCGCCGGCTCGGTGAGCAACGGCTGCGTCGAGGCCGACGTCTACGAGGAGGCGCTGTCGGTGCTGCAGTCGGGTCGCGCCCGCGTGGTCCGCTACGGCATCAGCGACGACCGGGCGTTCACCGTTGGCCTGTCGTGTGGTGGCACGATCGAGGTCCTCATCGAGCCGGTCGGTCCCCTTCACGAGCGCGCCGCGCTGGCCGTCCGGAACGGCACCGGTGTCGTGCTCGCTCGCATCGTTTCACCGGAGGATCACGCCGGCACTGTCGGCGTGTGGACCGCAGATCCGCGTGGCGACGGATGGAGCGCGGATCTGGCGCCGCTCGGGCGCGATGCGCTGGGAGCGCTCCGCGAAGGGCAATCGCGCAGCGCCCCGCTGCGCCTCGCCGATGGGCGCGAGGCCAGCGTCTTCCTCCACGCGGTCCCCGCCCCGGCCACGCTGGCGATCGTGGGCGCGACGGACATCGCGATCGCGCTCGTCCATTTCGCGAAGCCGCTCGGCTATCGCAGCGTCGTGTTGGATCCCCGAAAGGCCCTTGCGAGCCGAGAGCGCTTTCCTCAGGCGGATGAGCTCGTCCATGAGTGGCCCGACATCGCCTTCGGGCATCTCGCGCTCGACGACAGCTCGGCGATCGTCGTGCTCAGTCACGACGAGAAGTTCGATCAGCCCGCTCTCCTCGCCGCGCTTCGCAGCCGCGCGGGTTACATCGGCGCGATCGGCAGCACGCGGACGAACGAGAAGCGGTTCGCGTGGCTAAGGTCGCGGGGGTCCTCGGACGACGACCTCGCGCGCATCCACGCGCCGATCGGGCTCGACATCGGCGCTCGGACCGCCGAGGAGACCGCGCTCGCGATCGTCGCGGAGATGCTCGCGGCGCGTCGCGGCCGCGCCGGCGGCAGCCTTTCCGCGCGCAACCTCGTGACGACCGGCTGA
- a CDS encoding XdhC family protein, which translates to MNERARFFADAAELVARREPFVTATIVRADRPTSAKPGAKAIVTAEGTLHGWIGGSCAAPVVLRESLAALAEGEPRLIVLSNRASSARDGVRHFPMTCHSGGELEIYIEPIMPPEQLAIVGTTPVARALVSMAAMLGFDVVSTLADVPLDDRAAIVIASRGDGDEDAVRDALATSARYVGLIASRKRGDELVGALRDLGVSAEALERLKYPSGFDIHARTEEEIALSILAEIVSTRPRLVTPKSAPAEAVDPICDMTVAITESALRADHDGTTYYFCGPGCLRRFLADPAAAIAGSR; encoded by the coding sequence GTGAACGAGCGCGCGCGGTTCTTCGCCGACGCGGCGGAGCTCGTCGCGCGCCGGGAGCCGTTCGTGACCGCGACCATCGTTCGCGCGGATCGCCCGACATCGGCGAAGCCCGGTGCCAAGGCGATCGTCACGGCGGAGGGGACGCTGCACGGTTGGATCGGCGGAAGCTGCGCGGCGCCGGTCGTCCTGCGCGAGTCCCTCGCCGCGCTCGCGGAGGGCGAGCCCAGACTCATCGTGCTCTCCAATCGCGCCTCGTCGGCCCGCGACGGGGTGCGACACTTTCCAATGACCTGCCACAGCGGCGGAGAGCTGGAGATCTACATCGAGCCGATCATGCCTCCGGAGCAGCTCGCGATCGTCGGTACGACGCCCGTCGCGCGCGCGCTCGTCTCGATGGCCGCGATGCTTGGATTCGACGTCGTGTCGACCCTGGCCGATGTTCCGCTCGACGACCGCGCGGCGATCGTGATCGCGTCGCGCGGCGACGGCGACGAGGACGCTGTCCGCGACGCGCTCGCGACGTCAGCACGGTACGTCGGGCTCATCGCGAGCCGCAAGCGTGGAGACGAGCTGGTCGGCGCGCTTCGCGACCTTGGTGTGAGCGCCGAAGCGCTCGAGCGGCTCAAGTACCCGTCGGGTTTCGACATCCACGCTCGGACCGAAGAGGAGATCGCGCTCAGCATCCTGGCCGAGATCGTGTCCACACGGCCGCGGCTCGTCACGCCGAAGAGCGCGCCCGCCGAAGCCGTCGATCCGATCTGCGACATGACCGTCGCGATCACCGAGAGCGCGCTCCGTGCGGACCACGACGGCACGACGTACTACTTCTGCGGCCCAGGCTGCCTCCGCCGATTCCTCGCCGATCCGGCCGCGGCCATCGCCGGCTCGCGGTGA
- a CDS encoding VWA domain-containing protein produces MLASPVAPNLLQFPRLLRRAGIPVDAERARLLLRGLAEIDLAREADVRAACRAMLVTHPADHARFDEAFDLFWALLRGTRVVLPSEAPARSRANDGWAVASDAPPSRQGRETITRTLRVVASPAEVLRLRDFSVMTAEERTAAARFLEDLDWSPGLRPSRRFSPVMSGANLDTRATLRRSLARFGEPIELIRRGPRQKRRPLVLLLDVSGSMEAYTRLLLHMSHSLIRGWGRVEVFTFGTRLTRVTRQLRHRRTDVALARVGRSVTDWSGGTRIGDALREFNRRWSRRVLGRGAVALLVTDGWERGDPSLLASEARSLQRAAYRLVWLNPLAGTPGYMPEASGARALAAAADDHLAANTVDALVTIAKLLGQAGRGRPVRRQVRP; encoded by the coding sequence GTGCTCGCTAGCCCCGTCGCGCCGAATCTCCTCCAGTTTCCCAGGCTGCTCCGCCGAGCCGGGATCCCGGTCGACGCGGAACGCGCTCGGCTTCTGCTGCGGGGGCTCGCGGAGATCGACCTCGCGCGCGAAGCCGATGTCCGGGCCGCATGCCGCGCGATGCTCGTGACGCATCCGGCCGATCACGCTCGCTTCGACGAGGCGTTCGATCTGTTCTGGGCGCTGCTGCGCGGAACGCGCGTCGTGCTCCCGAGCGAGGCTCCGGCGCGCTCCAGAGCGAACGACGGCTGGGCGGTCGCGTCGGACGCGCCTCCGTCGCGCCAGGGGCGCGAGACAATCACGCGCACGCTCCGCGTCGTCGCGAGTCCGGCGGAAGTGCTGCGCCTTCGGGACTTCTCGGTGATGACGGCGGAGGAGCGCACCGCCGCCGCGCGTTTTCTCGAGGATCTGGATTGGTCGCCGGGGCTGCGCCCGAGCCGTCGCTTCTCGCCCGTGATGAGCGGCGCGAACCTCGATACGCGCGCCACGCTCCGTCGCAGCCTGGCGCGCTTCGGCGAGCCGATCGAGCTCATCCGGCGCGGACCGCGCCAGAAGCGTCGACCGCTCGTATTGCTTCTCGACGTCTCCGGATCGATGGAGGCCTACACCAGGCTCCTTCTGCACATGAGCCATTCCCTCATCCGCGGCTGGGGACGGGTGGAGGTCTTCACCTTCGGAACGCGGCTCACGCGCGTGACGCGCCAGCTGCGTCACCGGCGAACGGACGTCGCGCTCGCGCGCGTCGGCCGGTCGGTGACGGACTGGTCCGGTGGCACGCGCATCGGCGACGCGCTGCGGGAGTTCAACCGGCGCTGGTCGCGCCGCGTGCTCGGCCGGGGCGCCGTGGCGCTGCTCGTGACCGACGGCTGGGAGCGCGGTGACCCATCCCTTCTGGCGTCCGAGGCGCGCTCGCTGCAACGCGCGGCCTACCGTCTCGTTTGGCTCAACCCGCTCGCGGGCACGCCCGGATACATGCCGGAGGCGTCGGGAGCGCGCGCCCTCGCCGCCGCCGCGGACGACCACCTCGCGGCGAATACAGTCGATGCCTTGGTGACGATCGCGAAGCTCCTCGGGCAGGCAGGACGTGGTCGACCGGTGCGGCGGCAGGTGCGTCCGTGA